The stretch of DNA CGGCCAGCGCCTGATCGAGGTGATGGACGACCTGCGTGTTCTCGACATCGTAGAGGTTGTCGGTCGCCAGCAGCTCCCTTTCGGCAAGGATGCGCTCGACCTCGTCGAGGCCTTCCTCGGTCAGCTGGACGCGCTTGGTCTTCTCGTCGATGTCGAGCCATTCGCGCGGAATTTCGCGCGCGACCTGATCGAGCTGGACGTAAAGCTCGCTCTTGTCCTCGGTCGGGCCGGAGATGATCAGCGGGGTGCGCGCCTCGTCGATCAGGATCGAATCGACCTCGTCGACGATCGCGAAGTTGAAGGGGCGCTGCGCCATCTGCGAGCGTTCGTGCTTCATGTTGTCGCGCAGGTAATCGAAACCGAATTCATTGTTGGTGCCGTAGGTGATATCGGCATTGTAGGCGTCGCGCTTGAACTCTTCGGGCATTCCGGGAACGATCACGCCTACCGTTAGGCCGAGCCAGTTGTAGAGCCGCCCCATCTCGGCCGCGTCGCGCCGGGCGAGGTAATCGTTGACGGTGACGACGTGGACGCCCTTGCCCTCCAGCGCATTGAGATAGACCGCCAGCGTCGCCATCAGGGTCTTGCCCTCGCCGGTGCGCATTTCGGCGATCTCGCCGCGGTGGAGCACGAGGCCGCCGATCAGCTGGACATCGAAGTGGCGCATCCCGAACACGCGGACCGAGGCTTCGCGAACCGTGGCGAAAGCTTCGGGCAGGATGTCGTCAAGCTTGGCGCCGCCGTCGATCAGGCCGCGCAGCTTGCCCGTCTGGCCCTGAAGCTCTTCGTCGGTGAGCGCCTGAATCTGCGGTTCGAGCGCGTTGATCTGGGCGACGACCTTGCGCGCGGACTTGATGTAGCGGTCGTTGGCCGAACCGAACAGCGACTTGGCGAGGGTATTGAACATGGCAAATCAAACCTTTGCTGGGCATGACGGCCCGTCTGGGGGCCTGACACCAAATTGGGGAAATGCGCGCGCGGCCCAAAGGCGCCCGGCGCGCCGGAAAGCACGGGTAAGCAGCGAAGCGCGCGCCTATTCGAAGGCGCGTTCGATCCCCATCAGGACAGGCAGACGCAGCGAATCCGGCATGGCCGGGCGGCTTTCGGGCGCCTCGACCTCGCGGCTTTCATGGACCGTGGCGGGCACGGGCTGCACGGCGACATGCTCTGCCCCCTGCGTCTCATCCCCAGCGGAAGCCGCGATGCTGGTTCCGCACGCCAGCGCCTCAACCAGCGACGCGTTCGCCGGGCCGCCAAGGGCGACAAGGCCCGTGATCAGGGCCAGAAAGGCAAGAAAGCGCCGGGTCATGGTGCGTGCTAGATAGGGATTCCGCTTGCGTTCGTCCACCAGCATAGTGCGACAAGCTGTGCGGAAGCTTAATCCTCTACCGATACCGGCACCACATCGGCCGAGATGGTCATCGTCACCGCGCGCGCCACGGGTCGCCCCTCGGCATCGCGATAGGGCACTTTCCTTCGCGTGCTGCCCGGACAAGGACGGCGATCGAGCGAGCGTTGCATGTCGGCCGGAACCGTGCCCGAAGTCTCCACCACGCGGCAATCGCGGATTTGCCCGCGCACATCGACGGTGAAGGCGACCTTGACCGCAAAAGGCTCCGCGAATTCGGGCTGATCGCGCTTCCAGACGATTTCATCCGAAAAGACGCCTTCCTTTGGCGTACCGTCGGGCTTCTGCGCCGGCCTGAACCGCGCGCGCTCCAGCAGCAGGCGACAGGTTTCCGCCTCAAGTGCAGCAGTGGCGGTGCTTTCGGTAATCGTGCAATCGGTCGGCCTGCCCTCCGCATCGACCGCCAGCGTGTATCCCACGGCGCTTGCCTCGCCCTTTTGCCAGGATCCGGGCGGGTAATCGGCATTGGTCACCCAGCTATCCCACGCACCCTCCGGGCGCGGGCGACTCATATCCCGCGCAACCGGCGCGGCAGGTGGAAGCGTGCGAACCTCGATCGGCGGCGGAACCTTTGGCACGGAGGGCTCGGGCTCCTGTGCGGCAAGCGGGACAGCGACGACGGCGCCGGCAACAGCGGCGAAAAGGATGCGAGAATACATGCAGCGGAGGTCTATCATCCGTCGCCGGTCGCGCAAACCAACAAAGCGTGTGATTGCAGCGCTCCCGATTGGCGATTACGGGCGTGGCCCATGGATATTGCACGCTCCCCCCTCGCCCGGCCCTTCCCCGCTCTGCCTCCCATCGCGGGCGTGGCACTGCGTGTGGCGCGGGCGCGCTACAAGGCGTGGGACCGCTGCGACCTGACCTTCGCCGAACTGGCCGAGGGCACGAGCGTTGCGGGGGTCTTCACCAAGAGCGCCTGCGCTTCCTCCGAGGTCGAACTGGGCCGCGCGAACGTGACGCAGGGCCGTGCGCGGGCGCTGGTGGTCAATGCGGGCAACTCCAACGCCTTTACCGGCTATCGCGGGCGCGAGGCGGTCGAGGCGATCATGGCGCAGGTGTCCGAGGCGCTGGCCTGCCCGCGCGAAGAGGTGTTCGTCTCCTCCACCGGCGTGATCGGCGTGCCTCTGCCCAAAGACAAGGCACAGGCCGGGATCGCCGCCGCGCTGGAGGCCGCGCCCTGTGGCTGGGAGGACGCGACCCACGCCATCGGCACCACCGACACCTTCCCCAAGGGCGCGGGCGCTTCGGCGATGGTGGGCGAGACCCGCGTGGAACTCGCCGGGATCATCAAGGGCAGCGGCATGATCGCCCCCGACATGGCGACCATGCTCGGCTATATCTTTTGCGATGCCGATGTTGCGCCCGACTTCCTGCAAGAGGCGCTCGAACGCGCCAATGCTGCCACTTTTTCGTGCATCACCGTCGATGGCGACACATCGACCAGCGACACGGTGATGGTCTTCGCCACCGGCAAGGCGGGCAATACGCGGATCGAGGGTTGGGACAGCCCCGGCGCCGATGCCTTCGCCGCCGCGCTCACCGAGGTGTGCCGCAATCTTGCGCAGCTGGTGGTGCGCGATGGCGAGGGTGCTCAAAAATTCATCACCATCCGTGTGAGCGGTGCGGCGAGCGACGACAGCGCACGCCGTATCGGCCTCGCGATCGCCAACTCGCCGCTGGTGAAGACCGCGATTGCGGGCGAAGATGCCAATTGGGGCCGCGTGGTCATGGCGGTCGGCAAGGCGGGCGAACCGGCGGATCGCGACAGGCTTTCCATTGCCTTCGGCGGAGTCTGGGCCGCGCGCGACGGCTTGCCGGTGGCAGATTACGACGAGGCCCCGGTCGCCGCACATCTCAAGGGCGAGGAAATCGAGATCGCGGTCGATCTCGGCCTCGGGGACGGCCGCGCGACGGTGTGGACCTGCGATCTCACCCACGGCTACATCGCGATCAACGCGGACTATCGTTCGTGAGGGCCTGCTCGTGAGCCAGCTCTCCGCGCTCGACGCCGAAATCCGCGACCTGATGCGCTTTGCCGCGCAGCGCTCGATGCTGCCACGCTTCCGCAATCTTGCCTTGGGCGAGGTCGAAATGAAGGGCGAGGACGATCCCGTCACCATCGTCGACCGCGAAGTCGAAGCCTTCCTTACCGAGGCGCTGACGAAACTGGCCCCCGGTGTTGCGGTCGTCGGCGAGGAGGCGGTGCACGCCGACAAGGCGGTGCTCGATCACCTCTCGGGACAGTGCTGGATCATCGACCCGCTCGACGGAACGGCAAACTTCGCGGAAGGCAAGGAGCCCTTCGGCATCATCGTCGCACTGGCCGACGCGGGCGAGGCGGTGGCGGGGTGGATCTACGATCCCAACAAGGACCGCTTCTGCCACGCGCGGCGTGGCGAAGGGGCTTTCATTAACGGGGAGCGGATCGCCGCGCGCACGACCGGACAGCAGCCCCCTGTCACCGCTGTCAGCCGCATCTTCCTCACCCCCGAACAATCCGCGATGGTCGATGCGAAGCTCGCGCCGCACTACACGCTCGTCGACATCCCGCGCTGCGCCGCCGAGCAATATCCGCGGCTTGCGCTGGGGGAGAACGACATTTCGAGCTTCAAGCGCACTCTCGCCTGGGATCACGCGGCGGGCGTGCTGTGGCTCAACGAGGCGGGTGGCAAGGCGGCACGGCTCGATGGCAGCGCCTACCGGGTCGACCAGCACGACGCGCCCGGCCTCATCGGCGCGTCATCGCCTGCGATCTGGGACGAATTCGTGGGGCGGGTTACCGGCTAGGTCGCGAGTCCCCGCGCAGGCGGGGACCTCATGCCACAACGAACGAGGCTCCCGCCTGCGCGGGAGCTCACAAATTGATTACAGCTCGCTTTCGAGCCACGCCTTGAGCGCACCCTTGGGCGCCGCGCCCAGCTTCTGCGCAACCGGCTGGCCGTTCTTGTAGAGCACCATCAGCGGGATCGACTGAACGCCGATCTGGGTCGCGGTGTCGGTGTTCTCCATGATGTCCATCTTGGCGATCTTGACCTTGCCCGCCAGTTCCTCGCTGATTTCTTCCAGCGCCGGAGCGATCATCTTGCAGGGGCCGCACCAGTCTGCCCAGAAATCCACCAGCACGGGTGTATCGCTGTCGAGCACATCGCTCTGGAAGCTGGCATCGGTGACGTTGACGGTGGCCATTTCAAATCTCCTTGTGACCGCGACCATAGAGGCGCGGCGGGTTGGATTGCAATCTAGTGACGCGCGCGCCTCACTCAATATCCGGCAGGGGCAAGGATTGCTGCGCGGTCTGCAACGCGAGCTTGTGCGCTGCCAATGTGGCGGGGTCGAGGTCGAACAGCACCGGCGCATGGGTGTAGAGCACGCCCGCCCGCACCGCACGGCCCGGATAGATCGCCTCCAGCGCGGCGACATAGGCCGCCATCTGGCGCAACGTGGCGCGGGGAATGTCGGCGGCGGCGGCGGGCGGGCGGCGGGTGGTCTTGAAGTCCACCACGGTGATGCCGGTGTCCTCGATCAGCAACCGGTCGGCGGTTCCTGCGACCACCACGCCCTCGACCGTCGCCGCCAGCGGCACCTCGGCGAGCGCCTGCGGAGAGAACAGCGCGGCGAAATCGGGGTGATCGAGCACCGCCAGCGCGGCGGTGAGCATCTCGGCGCGGGCTCCTTCCGCAAGGTCGGGTGCCTGGCGCGCGAGCCAGCCCTCGGCAGTCGCCGCGCGCTCGGCGGCGGGCACATCGGGGAGGCGCTCGAGCAGCGCGTGGATCAGGCTGCCGCGCCGGGCGGCATCGCGCGCAGCCTCGGGCGGGAGAGGCGGCTGCGCCCCGGCGTCCTCGCCTGCGGATGAGGGCGCGAGCGGGCGTGGCGGGCGCGGTTCGGGGCCGATCGGGGTGGTCGCCCAGCGGGGCAGCGCGGGCGATGCGGGGGCGACGGCGCTTGTATCGTCAACGGGCACCAGCGGCCCGGCGCGCTCGCCCCACTCCTTGCGCCAGCGCCACACGGGGTCGGCGATGTCGTCGACCTCGTCGAACAGTGGCGCGATGCGGGCATACCAACTGTCCGGATGCGGCTCGCCCTTCTTCGCCTCGTTCTTGTTGAGCGATCCGCCAATGAACAGCGCTTCCTCCGCGCGGGTGAGCGCCACATACAGCAGCCGCCAATGCTCCTGCAACGCGGCGGCGGCCTTCGCTTCGGCAGCCTCGGCAATCGGGCCCACGGCCTCGCCCTTGTTGAGCGGCGGCAGCGGGACGAGGCGCTTGCGGTCGGGGTCATGGCCAAGCGGCGTGTCTTCCAGCGCCAGATCGCCCGCATCGCCCGGCGCCCCGGCGGCATCGGCGAGGATCACGATCGGGGCCTGCAAGCCCTTGGAGCCATGCACCGTCATCACCCGCACCTGCCCGCTGGCGCTGTCGGAATCGCGCTTCAGATCGCCCGTCCCGGCCTCGAACCAACCGATGAAGCCCGCGAGGCTCGGCCAGTGTTCGGACTCGTAGGCGAAGGCGGCGTTGACCAGTTCGTTAAGCGGGTCGTTGGCCTCGGCTCCCAGCCGCGCGACCAGCCGCGCACGGCCCTGCCACGGGCCGGTCAGCAGCCAGGCGATCAGCGCCTCAGGGGTCTGGTAGTCGGCGCGGCGCAGCAGGTCCTTCAGCCGCTCCACCGTGGCTGCGACGAACGCTGGGGCATCCTCGCGCCGCAAGTGATCCCACAACCGCTGCTTGGGCAGGCGCGGAACGTGGGCGAGGATGTCGTCCTGCGTCCACCCCACCAGCGGCGAGGCGAGCAGGTTGGCGAGGCTCAGATCGTCGAGCGGCTGCGCGGCGAACTTCAGCGCGGCCAGAACGTCCCTCACCGCCAGTGGCGCGCCCAGCCGCAGCCGGTCGACCCCCGCCACCGGCACACCCCGGGCATAGAGCTTGGCAACGATTTGCGCGGCCAGCTCCTTGCGCTTTTGCACCAGCACCATGATGTCGCCCGCCTGCGCGTGGCGGTGCGTGCCCTTGGCGAGCACGAAGGGATCGGAGCCGCTCACCCAGCGGTGCATCTGATCGGCGATGCGTTCGGCCAGCAGCGTGTCGTGGCGCGGGAGCCAGCCCTGCTCGCCCTCGGCCTCGCCCTCCTCGTCGTCGTCGCCCGTGTCGGTCTCTGGCACCACCGTGGGCCAGAGCGTCACCAGACCGGGCCGCACGGTGCCCTTGTGCTCGGGCGGGGCCTTGTCGAGCCCGAATTCCGCGAAGCCGAGCGTGTCGATCACGCGGTTGACGAAGCCCAGCACGACATCGGCGGTGCGGAAGGAGTTGCCGAGGTCGAGATCGCGCCAGCCCGGCTCGCGGCGGTTGATCCGCCCGGCGCGGATGCCCTGCTGCGCGGCGCGGATGCGGGCGTGAATGCGCGCCTTGGCCTTTGCGAAGTTTTCCGGGCTCGTCCCCTGAAAGCCGAAGATCGCCTGCTTGTAATCGCCCACGGTGAAGATCGTGCGCAGCTTGTCGCCGCGCGCGCCATCGCCGCTGAAGAAATCGTCGATCAGTGCCTCGACGATGTCCCACTGGCTCTGATTGGTGTCCTGCGCCTCGTCGATCAGGATGTGGTCGAAATGCCGGTCGAGCTTGTAGCGGATCCAGTCGGCAGCCTCGCTCTGGCCGAGCAGCGCGGCGGCCTTGCGAATGAGGTCGGCGAAATCTAGCAGGCCTTCGCGGGCCTTGCGTGCCTCCCACCGCAGCGCGAAGGCGCGCCCGATTTCGAGCGCGCTCGTCACGATCTCGGCGGTGGCGAGAAGCGCGCGGCGTTCCTCATAGGCGGCGATGGCCTCGGCGATGTCGTCCTGATAGCGGGTGAAATCGGGGTCGAGCTTCGCCGCACCGTCCATCTTGCGCGGGGTAGCGTCGGCCTTGAGGATGGTCTTGCGAAACCCGTCCACTGCGCCGATCCGTTCGGCAAGGCCCAACCCCAGCCACGAGCGCAGGAACGCCGCCGCCTCCTGCCCGGTCTTCGCCTCCCAGCCTTCCAGCGCCGGGATCATCGCCAGCAGTGTGTCGTCCGGGAAAAGGTCGGGATCGAGGATCGTCTCGGCCCACGCAGCATCCGCATCCGACGGCATCCCGAGCGTCTGCCTGACCCGCGCGGCCATCGGCGATTGCCATCCGGCAGGCCCTTCCCACAGCTCCTGCGCCTCCGCCGCGCGCATCAGCCAGCCGAGGAGCGCTGCCGGATCCTTGCGGGTGGTGAACAGGTGGAGCCCGTCCAGCACTCGCACATCATGCGTGCGCTCGGCCTCCTCGACCAGATCGGTCAGCACCTCGCGCGCGAGCAATTCGCGGCTGCGATCGTCCATCACCCGCGTGCCGGGGTTGAGCCCGGCTTCCTCGGGGAAATTGCCGATCAGGAACTGCGCGAAGGCGTGGATGGTGTCGATCCTAAGCCCGCCACCAGGGCAATCGAGCACGCTCGCGAACAGGCTGCGCGCGCGCGCCTGCGTGGCGGGGTCGATGTCCGCGCCGAGATAGCCCAGCTCCTTGCCCAGCTGGCCCGCAGGCAGCCGCACCCAGCGCGCCAGCACTGCGTTGATGCGGTTCGCCATCTCCGCCGCGCCCGCCTTGGTGAAAGTGAGGCACAGGATCTGCGAGGGCGCGACATCCTCGCGCAGCAGCAGGCGCAGCACGCGGGCGGAGAGCACCTGCGTCTTGCCTGTCCCCGCCGAAGCCGAGAGCCAGACATTGTCCGCAGGATCAGCCGCGCCGAGCTGATTGTCCTGCAGCGGAAAAACCAGACCACCGCCGCCGCCGCTCATGCGCCCTGCTCCGCATCGTGAAGCCGCACGATCCACTCCTCCAGCCGCATCAGCTGGTCGTAATCGGTGTAGCCCTTGTAGTCGGGATTGGCCCGCGCGAGGAATGGCTCGCGCCCCTTGATGTAGCGTGCGATCGCCTCGTGCAGCTTGGCGGTGTGGTGCGGCAGGAACTTGTCAGGCTCAAGCCCCGTCTTGGCCTTGCCCTCCTTCATTGGTTTGATGCGCTTGCCGAAGCCCTCGTCCTCCTTGCCGAAGGACCAGTATTCGAAACCCGTGGCGGGCGCGGCGGGCACGCCTTCCTTGGCAAAGCCGCCAGCTTGCGCGATCAGCCCGAGCAGACCCAGTTGCAAGGCATAGCCGGCCTCGATCTCGGCCTTGGACGGCACCCGCCCGGTCTTGTAGTCGATGATCCGCAAGCTACCATCGGCCAGCCGGTCGATCCGGTCGGCGCGGCCCAGCACCCGCACGCCATCGACGCGCATCTCGCCCGAAACCTCGCTCGCCAGCACCACCTCGCCCTGTTCCGCGTCCTGCGCGATCCATTGCTCGAAGCGTTCGAGCGCGGCGATCAGGCGCGGCTGCCACAGCGCGCGGAACAGCGGATGGACCCGCGCGGCGGCGAAGTGTTCGGCCGCAAAGGGCGCGAGGGCGAGGCCCGGCTGCTTCGTGCGCGCCTTGCTCCAGGCATCGAGAATCTCGTGCACCAGCGTGCCGCGCAGCGCCGGATCGCTGAAGGGATCGGCGCTGAGCGGATCGAGCCGCTTCAGATCGAGGATCGCCTGCGCGTAGAACTGGTAGGGATCGCCCAGCAGCCGGTCGAGCGCGGTCACCCGGATCGCCACGTCGCGCTTGTCGGGCGCGGGATCGGGTGCGGGGCGCGGGTATTCTGGCGCAGGCGGGCGCTCGCGGTCGAGCAGCGGGAGCAGCGCGGGGATCGCGCGCTCGCGGTGCTCCTTGTCGAGATCGTCGCCGAGCAGCGCCTCGACCCGGAGCAGAAAGCGCGAGGGCAAGGTCGGCCCCTCGGCATTGCGGCGCGCGCGGGAGAGTACCACTTCGGGCGCGCCCAGCGCTCCGGCAAGGTCGTGCGCGGCGAGCCCGATCCGGAACTCGGCTCCCGGCACGCCCAGCGCGCGCAAAATCGCAGGGGCCAGCAGCGCATCGGCCCCCGGCGGCTGCGGCCAGCTGCCTTCGTTGAGCCCGCCGCAGATCACCAGATCGGCCCGCGCCATGCGCGCTTCGAGCAAGCCATAGATCGCCACGCGCGGGTGCCCGCCATAGCCGGGGCGCACCGCGATCGCCTCCATGCTGTCGCGCAGCACGCCGCCCAGATCTCTGGTCTCGACCAGCGTTCCGGCGTCGCTCGCCCGGTCTCTCAATTCCTGCACCATGGTGCCGAGCGCGCGGCCATCGTCGCGTTCCCACACCGCGCTGTCGGCAAAGGCCTCGGCCGCGTCGGCAAGGCGGGCGAGCGCTTCGGCGAGCGGGATCTCCGCGGGCCAATCGGCCAGCGGCGCAATCAGCGCCTCGGCCTCCTCCCACCACGGCGCGACATCGGCCTTGGCGGCGGCGGCGCGCAGGCTCGCCATTCCGGGCGCAGGATCGGGGCCGCGCAAGGCCCGGTCGAAGGCGCGCAGGCCGCGCAGCCAGTCGGCGCGCGCCCCGCCGTCCCAGCCGCGCACCAGCGGATGCGCGAAGGCCGCGACGAGGTTTGCGGGCGCAGGGCCATGTGCGGCGATTTCGGCGAGCAGCCCGAACAACCGCCCCGCCGGGGTCAGCGACAACGGACGCCCGGCTGAATCGTCGGCACTGATGTTCCAGCGCTCAAGATGCTGCGCCACCCGGCGTGCAAGGCCGCGGTCGGCGGCGATGACGGCGACACGCTTTTCCGGTTCCTCCAGCGCCTCGCGCACTAAGAGGGCGATGGCCTGCGCCTCCTCCTCGATCGTCGCGCTCTCCATCAGTCGCACACCCGCGAGCCTGCGCCGGTCGGGGCCGAGATCGATCCATGCCCGGCTCGCCTCGGGCGGCAGAAACAGCGAGGAGATCGCCCGCGCCCGCGCAGGCTCTGCCGCCGCCGCCCCGCGCCGGTGCCATTGCTGCACCTCGGCGCGGTTGACGCCCATGCGGTGCAGCAGCAGCTTCAAATGATATTGCGGATGGGTGAGCGCATCGCCCGCGCCGAACACCGGTCCACCGGGTGTGTCGGACGAGCCCGCCAGACCCAGCTCGTCCCACGCGGCATCGTCCATCGCAAGGTCGAGATCGGGCAGCACCACCGCGCCTTGCGGCAGGCCTGCGATGACCCGCAACAAGCGCGCCAGCGCAGGCGCGGCGCTGGTGACGCCGGCGGCAACCACCGGATGCGGCGGCGGCGCTTCGCGCCAGCGCTTGGCCGCGCGGTCGAACAGCAGGTTGCGTCGCGTGGCGGCGTCCACCTGCCCGCGCGCGTTGAGCTCCATCTGCCAGCGGACATTGACCAGACCGAACAGCCGGATCGACCGCTCCCAATGTCCTGCCAGCCCCGCCAGACTGTCAAGCACCGCCTCGTCGAGCAGATCCTCGACCGCCTTTTCCTCGACCAGCAGCCGGTCGATCGTGCGCGCCATCTCGCGCGCGAGGTTGAGCCGTGCGCGTCCGGGCAACGGTGTCATGCCCTCCCGCGCTCGCACCTCGGCGATCAGGCGGTCGAGCGTCAGCCAGCGCGTCAGCGGATCGCAGGCGGGCGGGATATCGGCCGCGCCCAGCGGATCGAGCGCCGCGCCGAGCTTCTCGTCAAGATCGAGATCGCCCACCGCGATCATCCGCGGCATCAAGAGCCCGCCCTCACCCGTCGCTCCGGCATGGCGGATGAAGGCCTCGGACAAGGTGCGCGCGGCGCGGGTCGAGGGCACCAGCAGGGTGAGGCGCGCAAGGCCGAAGCCCTCCTCGCGGTAACGCGGCACCAGCCCTGCGACCAGCGCATCGGCAAAGCCGCGGTGCGCGGCGATGGAATAGACCAGCGGGCCGGGTGCGCGCGGTTCAGCCACCCGCCAGCGCCTCCTCGGTCGGGCGGATCATCTGCGGGGTGCCGACTTCGAACCACAATCCTGTAAAGCTGATGCCGTAGAGCCGCCGCTCCGCCATCGCCCGGTTCCAGAGGATGTTGGTCGAAAACGGGCCTTGCGGAGCATCGCGCAGCAGGCGGCGGCTCACCAGCTGGATGCCGGTGTAGATGAAGGGCGCGATCCGCCCGTCGCGGCGGCGCGAGAGGCGGCCCATCGGGTCCATATGGAAATCCCCCGGCCCGCTGAAATTCATCGCCCGCGCGTGCGGGACAACCAGCAGTAGTGCGTCCATCTCGTCCGGGTTCCAGCGCCGCGAGAGATCGTGGAACGCGCTCTTG from Porphyrobacter sp. YT40 encodes:
- a CDS encoding energy transducer TonB produces the protein MSRPRPEGAWDSWVTNADYPPGSWQKGEASAVGYTLAVDAEGRPTDCTITESTATAALEAETCRLLLERARFRPAQKPDGTPKEGVFSDEIVWKRDQPEFAEPFAVKVAFTVDVRGQIRDCRVVETSGTVPADMQRSLDRRPCPGSTRRKVPYRDAEGRPVARAVTMTISADVVPVSVED
- the argJ gene encoding bifunctional glutamate N-acetyltransferase/amino-acid acetyltransferase ArgJ → MDIARSPLARPFPALPPIAGVALRVARARYKAWDRCDLTFAELAEGTSVAGVFTKSACASSEVELGRANVTQGRARALVVNAGNSNAFTGYRGREAVEAIMAQVSEALACPREEVFVSSTGVIGVPLPKDKAQAGIAAALEAAPCGWEDATHAIGTTDTFPKGAGASAMVGETRVELAGIIKGSGMIAPDMATMLGYIFCDADVAPDFLQEALERANAATFSCITVDGDTSTSDTVMVFATGKAGNTRIEGWDSPGADAFAAALTEVCRNLAQLVVRDGEGAQKFITIRVSGAASDDSARRIGLAIANSPLVKTAIAGEDANWGRVVMAVGKAGEPADRDRLSIAFGGVWAARDGLPVADYDEAPVAAHLKGEEIEIAVDLGLGDGRATVWTCDLTHGYIAINADYRS
- a CDS encoding inositol monophosphatase family protein, encoding MRFAAQRSMLPRFRNLALGEVEMKGEDDPVTIVDREVEAFLTEALTKLAPGVAVVGEEAVHADKAVLDHLSGQCWIIDPLDGTANFAEGKEPFGIIVALADAGEAVAGWIYDPNKDRFCHARRGEGAFINGERIAARTTGQQPPVTAVSRIFLTPEQSAMVDAKLAPHYTLVDIPRCAAEQYPRLALGENDISSFKRTLAWDHAAGVLWLNEAGGKAARLDGSAYRVDQHDAPGLIGASSPAIWDEFVGRVTG
- the trxA gene encoding thioredoxin translates to MATVNVTDASFQSDVLDSDTPVLVDFWADWCGPCKMIAPALEEISEELAGKVKIAKMDIMENTDTATQIGVQSIPLMVLYKNGQPVAQKLGAAPKGALKAWLESEL
- the addA gene encoding double-strand break repair helicase AddA, with the translated sequence MSGGGGGLVFPLQDNQLGAADPADNVWLSASAGTGKTQVLSARVLRLLLREDVAPSQILCLTFTKAGAAEMANRINAVLARWVRLPAGQLGKELGYLGADIDPATQARARSLFASVLDCPGGGLRIDTIHAFAQFLIGNFPEEAGLNPGTRVMDDRSRELLAREVLTDLVEEAERTHDVRVLDGLHLFTTRKDPAALLGWLMRAAEAQELWEGPAGWQSPMAARVRQTLGMPSDADAAWAETILDPDLFPDDTLLAMIPALEGWEAKTGQEAAAFLRSWLGLGLAERIGAVDGFRKTILKADATPRKMDGAAKLDPDFTRYQDDIAEAIAAYEERRALLATAEIVTSALEIGRAFALRWEARKAREGLLDFADLIRKAAALLGQSEAADWIRYKLDRHFDHILIDEAQDTNQSQWDIVEALIDDFFSGDGARGDKLRTIFTVGDYKQAIFGFQGTSPENFAKAKARIHARIRAAQQGIRAGRINRREPGWRDLDLGNSFRTADVVLGFVNRVIDTLGFAEFGLDKAPPEHKGTVRPGLVTLWPTVVPETDTGDDDEEGEAEGEQGWLPRHDTLLAERIADQMHRWVSGSDPFVLAKGTHRHAQAGDIMVLVQKRKELAAQIVAKLYARGVPVAGVDRLRLGAPLAVRDVLAALKFAAQPLDDLSLANLLASPLVGWTQDDILAHVPRLPKQRLWDHLRREDAPAFVAATVERLKDLLRRADYQTPEALIAWLLTGPWQGRARLVARLGAEANDPLNELVNAAFAYESEHWPSLAGFIGWFEAGTGDLKRDSDSASGQVRVMTVHGSKGLQAPIVILADAAGAPGDAGDLALEDTPLGHDPDRKRLVPLPPLNKGEAVGPIAEAAEAKAAAALQEHWRLLYVALTRAEEALFIGGSLNKNEAKKGEPHPDSWYARIAPLFDEVDDIADPVWRWRKEWGERAGPLVPVDDTSAVAPASPALPRWATTPIGPEPRPPRPLAPSSAGEDAGAQPPLPPEAARDAARRGSLIHALLERLPDVPAAERAATAEGWLARQAPDLAEGARAEMLTAALAVLDHPDFAALFSPQALAEVPLAATVEGVVVAGTADRLLIEDTGITVVDFKTTRRPPAAAADIPRATLRQMAAYVAALEAIYPGRAVRAGVLYTHAPVLFDLDPATLAAHKLALQTAQQSLPLPDIE
- the addB gene encoding double-strand break repair protein AddB, whose translation is MAEPRAPGPLVYSIAAHRGFADALVAGLVPRYREEGFGLARLTLLVPSTRAARTLSEAFIRHAGATGEGGLLMPRMIAVGDLDLDEKLGAALDPLGAADIPPACDPLTRWLTLDRLIAEVRAREGMTPLPGRARLNLAREMARTIDRLLVEEKAVEDLLDEAVLDSLAGLAGHWERSIRLFGLVNVRWQMELNARGQVDAATRRNLLFDRAAKRWREAPPPHPVVAAGVTSAAPALARLLRVIAGLPQGAVVLPDLDLAMDDAAWDELGLAGSSDTPGGPVFGAGDALTHPQYHLKLLLHRMGVNRAEVQQWHRRGAAAAEPARARAISSLFLPPEASRAWIDLGPDRRRLAGVRLMESATIEEEAQAIALLVREALEEPEKRVAVIAADRGLARRVAQHLERWNISADDSAGRPLSLTPAGRLFGLLAEIAAHGPAPANLVAAFAHPLVRGWDGGARADWLRGLRAFDRALRGPDPAPGMASLRAAAAKADVAPWWEEAEALIAPLADWPAEIPLAEALARLADAAEAFADSAVWERDDGRALGTMVQELRDRASDAGTLVETRDLGGVLRDSMEAIAVRPGYGGHPRVAIYGLLEARMARADLVICGGLNEGSWPQPPGADALLAPAILRALGVPGAEFRIGLAAHDLAGALGAPEVVLSRARRNAEGPTLPSRFLLRVEALLGDDLDKEHRERAIPALLPLLDRERPPAPEYPRPAPDPAPDKRDVAIRVTALDRLLGDPYQFYAQAILDLKRLDPLSADPFSDPALRGTLVHEILDAWSKARTKQPGLALAPFAAEHFAAARVHPLFRALWQPRLIAALERFEQWIAQDAEQGEVVLASEVSGEMRVDGVRVLGRADRIDRLADGSLRIIDYKTGRVPSKAEIEAGYALQLGLLGLIAQAGGFAKEGVPAAPATGFEYWSFGKEDEGFGKRIKPMKEGKAKTGLEPDKFLPHHTAKLHEAIARYIKGREPFLARANPDYKGYTDYDQLMRLEEWIVRLHDAEQGA
- a CDS encoding nucleotidyltransferase family protein; this encodes MILAAGLGKRMRPLTASQPKPMVRVAGKPLIDHALDRLAEAGVSKAVVNVHYLADALEAHVLARKVPQVSVSDERAQLLETGGGMMKALPQLPDPFFALNADNIWLDGPKSAFHDLSRRWNPDEMDALLLVVPHARAMNFSGPGDFHMDPMGRLSRRRDGRIAPFIYTGIQLVSRRLLRDAPQGPFSTNILWNRAMAERRLYGISFTGLWFEVGTPQMIRPTEEALAGG